A stretch of the Capsicum annuum cultivar UCD-10X-F1 chromosome 8, UCD10Xv1.1, whole genome shotgun sequence genome encodes the following:
- the LOC107879946 gene encoding transcription factor bHLH84-like produces the protein MCSNMVLYISKRPSPSNIPNNLEGYTHQSNRASPCIIRKSNMEPVVAMSEGEWSSLSGTCSTEEANFMAQLFGSCPNELPSSSNIGLPIFWTGHESNIGGTSEISMYSSDDANSSMYHFPSSSNFQPMLLRNNTSMTMEQSSLPPANNIIEADAIEFLNKEASNDSMESGENNMPESVLHGQGLQLGREYDQMQVPEQSEGSKKRSRSPVDHIPKNKRSVKPKKNMKSVIDDEIGMKENNNTNLLHRQSSFSCCSEDESNVSSYDLYGLASSDNSKGVSAPNGKSRANRGSATDPQSLYARKRRERINERLRTLQSLVPNGTKVDISTMLEEAVQYVKFLQLQIKLLSSDDLWMYAPIAYNGMDIGLDLKIGIPNPKS, from the exons ATGTGTAGCAATATGGTCCTATATATATCTAAGCGTCCAAGTCCAAGCAATATCCCTAATAATTTAGAAGGATATACACACCAATCAAATCGAGCATCTCCCTGTATCATCAGAAAGAGTAATATGGAACCTGTGGTAGCAATGTCTGAAGGTGAATGGAGCTCCTTAAGTGGAACATGTTCTACTGAGGAGGCTAATTTCATGGCACAGCTATTTGGTAGCTGCCCAAATGAACTACCTAGTAGTTCTAACATCGGACTTCCAATTTTTTGGACAGGTCACGAATCAAACATAGGAGGAACTAGTGAAATTTCAATGTATTCTTCAGACGACGCTAATAGTAGCATGTACCATTTCCCAAGTAGTAGTAATTTTCAACCAATGTTGTTGAGAAATAACACTTCAATGACAATGGAACAGAGTAGTTTGCCTCCAGCTAACAATATTATCGAAGCGGATGCAATTGAATTTTTGAACAAAGAAGCAAGTAATGACAGCATGGAATCAGGTGAAAACAATATGCCTGAATCTGTTCTTCATGGACAAGGGTTGCAGCTAGGAAGAGAATATGATCAAATGCAAGTTCCTGAGCAATCAGAAGGCTCTAAGAAAAGATCCCGCTCGCCTGTTGACCAT ATACCGAAGAACAAGAGAAGCGTAAAGCCAAAGAAGAACATGAAGAGCGTTATTGATGATGAGATTGGAATGAAGGAAAACAATAATACGAATCTGCTTCATAGGCAGAGTTCctttagttgctgctcagaagATGAATCCAATGTTTCCAGTTATGATTTATATGGACTGGCTTCGAGCGATAACTCGAAAGGAGTTTCTGCACCAAATGGAAAATCCAGAGCCAACAGGGGTTCAGCAACCGATCCTCAGAGTCTGTATGCAAGG aaaagaagagagagaattaACGAGAGATTGAGGACCTTGCAGAGTCTCGTCCCTAACGgaacaaag gttgatatTAGCACCATGCTTGAAGAGGCTGTCCAGTATGTCAAATTTTTGCAGCTTCAAATCAAG CTGTTGAGCTCTGATGATCTATGGATGTATGCTCCCATTGCATACAATGGAATGGACATTGGACTTGACCTGAAGATTGGCATTCCAAATCCAAAATCGTAA